In one Chitinophaga sancti genomic region, the following are encoded:
- a CDS encoding MauE/DoxX family redox-associated membrane protein, with amino-acid sequence MKSSFVLSFIRYALCFLFLYTSFNKLMAFDYYLYDLKRSPLLGNYATIIAILVPGAELLVAALLLLEKTIRGGLLGSLGLMVLFTIYVGYVLLYAATRPCTCGGIIRNLTWPQHFVFNICFLLLSILGLYLQRRSLATYFHTGDAEKPLE; translated from the coding sequence ATGAAGAGCAGTTTCGTATTGTCTTTTATCCGGTATGCCCTGTGTTTTTTATTCCTCTATACCAGCTTTAACAAGCTGATGGCCTTTGATTATTACTTGTATGATCTGAAAAGATCGCCCCTGTTAGGTAATTACGCAACCATCATTGCAATACTGGTTCCTGGCGCAGAATTGCTGGTAGCAGCGCTCTTGCTGTTAGAGAAAACCATCAGGGGAGGCTTATTGGGTTCATTGGGCCTCATGGTATTGTTTACAATTTACGTGGGTTATGTGTTGCTATATGCAGCTACCAGGCCATGTACATGCGGGGGGATTATACGCAACCTGACATGGCCGCAGCATTTCGTCTTTAATATCTGCTTTTTATTGCTTTCCATTCTTGGCCTGTATTTACAACGCAGGTCTTTAGCTACTTATTTTCACACGGGGGACGCCGAAAAACCATTAGAGTAG
- a CDS encoding RagB/SusD family nutrient uptake outer membrane protein, which yields MRDRTMRCLILLWFFGIIGCNKFADVNTPDSQIEASKIYQDNKTAMMSLYNIYGGMFDKNASPAKIARFTGLCSDELELAWESNTQGFYWNKISSGSIYLDSLWSTCYLYIRNANDVFWGCAASEKLDSVVKKQLMGEALFIRAYWFFYLTGLFGDIALPITTDAKVNALLSRTSQSKVYQQIVSDLQTAAIDLGDNYVGSDSKSLSTERNRPNRAVVSALLARVYLYMGKYEEAEEQANAIIAMDEVYELVPLDQVFLKNSKEAIWQLSPGTPNVSSINTTEGNEFIITQPPKYRIQQAISPYLLRAFDVGDQRRKHWINSYTDRSVSPAVTYYYPYKYKVNFGDDLKEYSMILRLAEIYLIRAECEVYLGHLSAALTDLNKIRQRAGLAAFTEGVLDAKGLIKAILKERQTELFTEQGHRWFDLKRTGTIAAVMSTVTPAKGGDPWNTTRELWPIPISELRRAPNLVQNPGY from the coding sequence ATGAGGGATCGCACAATGCGATGTTTGATCTTACTTTGGTTTTTTGGGATTATAGGGTGTAACAAGTTTGCTGATGTAAATACCCCTGATTCACAAATAGAAGCATCGAAAATCTACCAGGACAATAAGACCGCTATGATGTCATTATATAATATTTATGGTGGCATGTTTGACAAGAATGCGTCACCTGCTAAAATTGCCCGGTTTACCGGATTGTGTAGCGATGAACTGGAGCTTGCCTGGGAATCGAATACGCAGGGTTTTTATTGGAATAAGATTTCTTCCGGCAGTATATACCTGGATAGTTTATGGAGTACATGTTATTTATATATCCGGAATGCCAACGACGTATTCTGGGGGTGTGCTGCTTCCGAAAAACTGGATTCGGTTGTCAAAAAGCAGTTAATGGGAGAGGCACTTTTTATCCGAGCCTACTGGTTTTTTTACCTGACAGGTTTATTTGGTGATATTGCGTTACCAATTACAACGGATGCGAAGGTAAATGCACTTCTTTCAAGGACTTCTCAGTCTAAAGTTTATCAACAAATCGTCTCTGATCTTCAAACGGCAGCAATTGATCTGGGAGATAATTATGTAGGATCAGATAGTAAAAGCCTTAGTACCGAACGTAACCGGCCTAACAGGGCTGTTGTATCTGCTTTATTAGCCAGGGTTTATCTTTATATGGGGAAATATGAAGAAGCTGAAGAACAAGCAAATGCTATCATTGCAATGGATGAAGTGTATGAGCTGGTGCCGCTTGACCAGGTTTTTTTGAAAAATAGCAAAGAAGCCATCTGGCAGTTGAGCCCCGGTACACCAAATGTTAGTAGCATTAATACTACCGAGGGAAATGAGTTCATAATTACCCAGCCACCGAAGTATAGGATACAACAGGCTATTAGTCCTTATTTATTGAGAGCTTTTGATGTGGGGGATCAAAGAAGAAAGCATTGGATCAATTCCTATACAGATAGGAGCGTTTCTCCTGCGGTGACTTACTATTATCCATATAAGTACAAGGTGAATTTTGGTGATGATTTAAAAGAGTATTCAATGATTCTCAGACTGGCAGAAATTTACCTGATACGTGCTGAGTGTGAAGTATATCTGGGCCATTTATCTGCAGCACTGACCGATCTGAATAAGATCAGACAAAGGGCAGGATTAGCTGCATTTACTGAAGGTGTTTTGGATGCAAAGGGCCTGATAAAAGCCATTCTGAAAGAAAGGCAAACAGAGTTGTTTACAGAACAGGGCCATCGCTGGTTTGATCTTAAACGAACAGGTACAATAGCTGCTGTGATGTCTACTGTAACTCCTGCCAAGGGTGGAGATCCATGGAATACCACCAGGGAATTATGGCCTATACCTATTAGCGAGCTTCGTCGTGCACCCAACCTGGTGCAAAATCCCGGATACTAA
- a CDS encoding DUF6520 family protein, protein MKKKKLLIALFLILGAAGAAKATKARDFLGYIYVNGAWMQIYVPFDCPFSGWGCTYSYIGISYQVYYQAGINFLPLRP, encoded by the coding sequence ATGAAGAAGAAAAAGTTACTGATTGCACTGTTTTTGATTTTAGGTGCTGCTGGCGCAGCAAAGGCCACCAAAGCAAGGGATTTTCTTGGCTACATCTATGTAAACGGAGCCTGGATGCAAATCTATGTACCCTTTGATTGCCCTTTCTCTGGTTGGGGTTGTACTTATTCTTATATCGGTATCAGTTACCAGGTTTACTACCAGGCTGGAATAAACTTCCTACCGCTCAGGCCTTAA